The following coding sequences lie in one Mycobacterium gordonae genomic window:
- the clgR gene encoding transcriptional regulator ClgR: MTSLVREVVGDVLRGARTSQGRTLREVSDSARVSLGYLSEIERGRKEPSSELLTAICDALRVPLSQVLIDAGERMAREERASRAASIDTSIKVVIPPVASLAVA, translated from the coding sequence ATGACGTCACTAGTGCGCGAGGTGGTTGGCGACGTGCTGCGGGGGGCCCGGACATCGCAGGGCCGGACGCTGCGCGAGGTGTCCGATTCGGCGCGGGTGAGCCTCGGGTACTTGTCGGAGATCGAGCGCGGACGCAAGGAGCCGTCCAGCGAGCTGCTCACCGCGATCTGCGACGCTCTGCGGGTTCCGTTGTCACAGGTGCTCATTGATGCGGGCGAGCGGATGGCCCGGGAAGAACGCGCCAGCCGCGCCGCCTCGATCGACACCAGCATCAAGGTCGTCATCCCTCCGGTGGCCTCGCTGGCCGTAGCGTGA
- a CDS encoding DUF3046 domain-containing protein, with the protein MRLTEFNERVVLRFGAAYGSSVLVDHVLTGLGGRTAAQAIEEGIEPREVWRALCADFDVPRDQW; encoded by the coding sequence GTGCGGCTGACCGAGTTCAACGAGCGGGTGGTGCTGCGCTTCGGTGCGGCGTATGGCTCCTCCGTGCTGGTCGACCACGTGCTGACGGGTCTGGGTGGGCGCACGGCTGCCCAGGCGATCGAGGAGGGTATCGAGCCTCGCGAGGTGTGGCGGGCGTTGTGCGCCGACTTCGACGTGCCACGCGATCAGTGGTGA
- a CDS encoding PE family protein, with the protein MSFVFAMPEYLGTAATDLASLGSSVSAANAAATGPTVSMLAAGADEISAAVAALFNGHAQAYQALSVQAEAFHQQFVQTLAAGASQYTAAEAAAVSPLGPLLDLINAPFIAALGRPLIGNGANGAPGTGKDGGAGGILWGNGGNGGSGIGGGGQKGGNGGAAGLFGNGGRGGDGGAGGAAANGGAGGNGGAAGLLAGTAGAGGNGGYAINLAGGKGGAGGAGGAGGLFTAGGAGGMGGASVFATGGAAGNGGAGGAGGLFSAGGAGGAGGASLNGNGGSGGAGGAGGLFGPGGGHGGTGGTSLAAAGTGGQGGAGGTGGLFGYGADGGDGGAGKVGGGGGVGGAGGTVFGAGGAGGAGGDATAAAGQAGAGGNGGSAGLLWGPGGTGGSGGHGIGGNSSGGAGGGGGAGGLIGNGGAGGSGGSGTSSGGQGGAGGNAGALYGSGGTGGNGGAGVNGGVDGGNGGAGGKAGLVGDGGNGGNGGDGLVGKGGNGGIGGNAFLWGQGGNGGNAGQSAAGNGTAGTGGTGGLLLGLNGLNGL; encoded by the coding sequence ATGTCGTTCGTTTTCGCGATGCCGGAGTACCTGGGGACGGCTGCCACGGACTTAGCAAGTCTGGGCTCGTCGGTCAGCGCGGCCAACGCCGCAGCCACCGGCCCCACGGTGTCGATGCTGGCCGCGGGCGCAGACGAGATCTCCGCGGCGGTTGCCGCGCTGTTCAACGGACACGCCCAGGCATACCAAGCACTGAGCGTGCAGGCGGAGGCGTTTCATCAGCAGTTTGTGCAAACCTTGGCGGCGGGCGCCAGCCAGTACACGGCCGCTGAGGCCGCCGCGGTATCGCCGCTGGGGCCACTGCTCGACCTCATCAACGCACCCTTCATCGCGGCGCTCGGCCGCCCGCTGATCGGTAACGGCGCCAACGGAGCACCGGGAACCGGAAAAGACGGCGGTGCCGGTGGGATCCTATGGGGCAACGGAGGTAACGGCGGATCCGGCATCGGCGGCGGCGGTCAAAAAGGCGGTAACGGCGGGGCAGCCGGGCTGTTCGGCAACGGTGGCCGCGGCGGCGACGGCGGCGCCGGAGGAGCTGCAGCCAACGGCGGGGCCGGCGGTAACGGCGGGGCGGCCGGACTGCTTGCGGGCACGGCCGGGGCCGGCGGCAATGGCGGCTACGCCATAAATTTGGCCGGCGGGAAGGGCGGGGCCGGCGGTGCCGGCGGCGCCGGCGGGCTCTTCACCGCCGGCGGGGCCGGCGGCATGGGCGGCGCGTCCGTTTTCGCCACCGGCGGCGCCGCCGGCAACGGCGGCGCGGGCGGGGCCGGCGGACTGTTCAGCGCCGGTGGCGCGGGCGGTGCCGGCGGCGCCAGCCTCAACGGCAATGGCGGTAGCGGCGGGGCTGGCGGTGCCGGCGGACTGTTCGGCCCAGGCGGCGGCCACGGCGGGACCGGCGGCACCTCCCTTGCCGCAGCCGGCACGGGCGGCCAGGGTGGCGCCGGCGGGACCGGCGGGCTGTTCGGCTACGGCGCGGACGGCGGGGACGGCGGCGCCGGTAAGGTCGGTGGTGGCGGCGGCGTGGGCGGCGCGGGCGGCACGGTCTTCGGCGCGGGCGGGGCCGGGGGCGCAGGCGGCGACGCCACCGCCGCCGCCGGGCAAGCCGGGGCGGGCGGTAACGGCGGCAGTGCGGGCCTGTTGTGGGGCCCCGGTGGCACCGGCGGCAGCGGCGGGCACGGCATCGGTGGCAACTCGTCCGGCGGCGCCGGCGGCGGCGGCGGCGCAGGCGGCCTGATCGGCAATGGCGGCGCCGGCGGCTCCGGTGGGTCGGGTACGTCGAGCGGTGGCCAAGGCGGAGCAGGGGGCAATGCCGGTGCGCTCTACGGCTCCGGCGGGACCGGCGGCAACGGCGGAGCGGGCGTCAACGGCGGCGTCGACGGCGGCAACGGCGGGGCCGGCGGCAAAGCTGGGCTGGTCGGCGACGGCGGCAACGGCGGTAACGGCGGCGACGGGCTAGTCGGCAAGGGCGGCAACGGCGGTATCGGTGGCAACGCGTTCCTGTGGGGCCAGGGCGGTAACGGCGGCAACGCCGGACAAAGCGCTGCGGGCAATGGAACTGCCGGGACCGGTGGCACCGGCGGGCTGCTGCTGGGGCTGAACGGTCTAAACGGCCTGTAG
- a CDS encoding glycosyltransferase — MRVAVVAGPDPGHSFPAIALCRRFAAAGDSPTLLTGVEWLDTARAAGIEAIELDGLVATDEDVDAGARIHRRAALMAVLIAPTLCELSPDLIVSDVITSGGGLAAELLGIPWVELCPHPLYLPSKGLPPIGSGLAPGTGLRGRLRDTVMRALTARSVRAGLRQRSAVRVEIGLSARDRGPLRRLIATLPALEVPRPDWPAEAVVVGPLHFEPTDRVLPIPPGSGPVVVVAPSTATTGTVGLAELALQSLRPGETLPAGARVVVSRLGGEGVEVPPWAAVGLGRQDELLTHADVAICGGGHGMVAKTLLAGVPLVVVPGGGDQWEIANRVVRQGSGRLIRPLTGESLAAEVGEVLSSPGYRAAARQAAASVAGVADPVQVCHEALAVAR; from the coding sequence ATGCGCGTCGCCGTGGTCGCCGGACCCGATCCCGGACACTCGTTTCCCGCGATTGCGCTGTGCCGACGCTTTGCGGCGGCGGGAGATTCGCCCACGCTGTTGACCGGGGTGGAGTGGCTGGACACCGCCCGCGCCGCGGGGATCGAGGCGATTGAGCTGGACGGCCTGGTGGCCACGGACGAGGATGTCGACGCGGGAGCCCGGATACACCGTCGCGCCGCACTGATGGCAGTGCTCATCGCCCCGACGTTGTGCGAACTGTCTCCGGATCTGATCGTGTCCGACGTCATCACGTCCGGTGGCGGCCTGGCCGCCGAGCTGCTGGGGATCCCGTGGGTCGAGCTCTGCCCGCATCCGCTGTATCTGCCGTCGAAAGGGTTACCGCCGATCGGGAGCGGCCTGGCGCCCGGCACCGGGCTGCGGGGCAGGCTGCGCGACACCGTGATGCGCGCGCTGACGGCACGGTCCGTGCGGGCCGGCCTGCGACAACGGTCCGCCGTCCGGGTGGAGATCGGCCTGTCCGCGCGCGATCGGGGGCCGCTGCGGCGGCTGATCGCCACCCTGCCCGCGTTGGAGGTCCCACGTCCGGATTGGCCGGCCGAAGCGGTCGTGGTGGGGCCGTTGCACTTCGAGCCGACTGACCGGGTGCTGCCGATTCCGCCCGGATCGGGACCGGTAGTGGTGGTCGCCCCGTCGACGGCGACCACCGGCACCGTAGGACTGGCCGAGCTCGCGCTGCAATCGCTGAGACCGGGGGAGACGTTGCCCGCGGGAGCGCGGGTGGTGGTGTCGCGGTTGGGCGGTGAGGGGGTGGAGGTACCGCCGTGGGCCGCGGTGGGGCTGGGACGGCAGGACGAGCTGTTGACGCATGCCGATGTGGCGATCTGCGGCGGCGGTCACGGCATGGTGGCCAAGACGCTGCTGGCCGGTGTGCCGCTGGTGGTGGTCCCTGGCGGAGGGGATCAGTGGGAAATCGCCAATCGGGTGGTACGGCAGGGCAGTGGTCGGCTGATCAGGCCGTTGACCGGAGAGTCCCTGGCGGCCGAGGTCGGCGAGGTGCTGTCCTCGCCGGGGTACCGCGCGGCCGCGCGGCAGGCCGCGGCGAGCGTCGCCGGGGTCGCGGACCCGGTACAGGTGTGTCACGAGGCGTTGGCGGTCGCGCGCTGA
- a CDS encoding DNA translocase FtsK, which yields MASKTTARSGTRTSRPGATSRTGAAGGRSSASPRAPKKRPSKPVKRVSRSAKRRNQSLLVLTGRACGRAARAGWMMAARGTGSAARSIGQARHIEPGHRRDGIALALLGVAVIVAASSWFDAARPVGAWVDAGLRMFVGAAVVLLPLVAAAAAIVLMRTEPNPDARPRLILGSSLIALSFLGLRHLWAGSPEDPELRKRAAGFIGFAIGGPLSDGLTAWIAAPLLFICALFGVLLLAGITIREVPDALRNMFGTRLFEREYEDDEYEDFAGDDADTVEVAPAEDFSDGYFDEAPLRPEDEPKPWPSASEAAEPIADETPTIPEPKTRRRAATKADKVEKHDTQVLDRVVEGPYTLPSLDLLVAGDPPKKRSAANTHMAGAIGEVLTQFKVDAAVTGCTRGPTVTRYEVELGPGVKVEKITALQKNIAYAVATESVRMLAPIPGKSAVGIEVPNTDREMVRLADVLTAPSTRRDHHPLVIGLGKDIEGDFISANLAKMPHLLVAGSTGSGKSSFVNSMLVSLLTRATPEEVRMILIDPKMVELTPYEGIPHLITPIITQPKKAAAALTWLVEEMEQRYQDMQASRVRHIDDFNAKVRSGEITAPLGSQRVYRPYPYVLAIVDELADLMMTAPRDVEDAIVRITQKARAAGIHLVLATQRPSVDVVTGLIKTNVPSRLAFATSSLTDSRVILDQAGAEKLIGMGDGLFLPMGASKPIRLQGAYITDEEIQAVVAACKDQAEPEYTEGVTAAKPNGERTDVDPDIGDDMDVLLQAVELVVSSQFGSTSMLQRKLRVGFAKAGRLMDLMETRGIVGPSEGSKAREVLIKPEELAGTLALIRGGSGADGGEADEN from the coding sequence ATGGCCAGTAAGACCACAGCCCGCTCCGGAACACGAACGAGCAGGCCAGGGGCCACTTCGCGGACCGGTGCCGCAGGTGGGCGATCGAGCGCGTCGCCCCGCGCGCCCAAGAAGCGTCCGAGCAAGCCCGTCAAGCGGGTGAGCCGGTCTGCCAAACGGCGCAATCAGTCGCTGCTGGTGTTGACTGGACGTGCCTGCGGTCGGGCGGCGCGGGCCGGCTGGATGATGGCCGCCAGAGGGACCGGGAGTGCCGCGCGGTCGATCGGCCAGGCCCGCCACATCGAACCCGGACACCGCCGCGACGGAATCGCGTTGGCATTGCTGGGTGTGGCCGTGATCGTCGCTGCCAGTTCATGGTTCGACGCCGCCCGGCCGGTGGGAGCGTGGGTGGACGCGGGCTTGCGGATGTTCGTCGGCGCGGCGGTCGTCCTGCTTCCCTTGGTGGCCGCCGCCGCGGCGATAGTGCTGATGCGCACCGAGCCCAACCCCGACGCGAGGCCACGGCTGATCCTCGGCTCCAGCTTGATCGCGCTGTCGTTTCTGGGCCTGCGCCATCTGTGGGCCGGTTCGCCCGAGGATCCCGAATTGCGCAAGCGGGCAGCGGGTTTCATCGGCTTCGCGATCGGTGGGCCCCTCTCGGACGGCTTGACCGCGTGGATCGCGGCGCCGCTGCTGTTCATCTGCGCGCTGTTCGGCGTGTTGCTGCTGGCCGGCATCACCATCCGGGAGGTGCCGGACGCGCTGCGAAACATGTTCGGCACCAGACTGTTTGAACGGGAGTACGAAGACGACGAGTACGAGGACTTCGCCGGTGACGACGCGGACACCGTCGAAGTAGCCCCGGCCGAGGATTTCTCGGACGGCTACTTCGACGAGGCCCCGCTGCGTCCCGAGGACGAACCGAAGCCCTGGCCGTCGGCGTCGGAAGCCGCCGAGCCCATTGCCGATGAGACACCGACCATTCCGGAGCCCAAGACCCGCCGCAGGGCGGCCACCAAAGCCGACAAGGTTGAGAAGCACGACACCCAGGTGCTGGACCGGGTCGTCGAGGGGCCCTACACGCTGCCGTCGCTCGACCTGCTTGTGGCCGGCGATCCGCCCAAGAAGCGAAGCGCGGCGAACACGCACATGGCGGGTGCCATCGGCGAAGTGCTGACCCAGTTCAAGGTCGACGCCGCGGTCACCGGTTGCACCCGCGGCCCCACGGTCACCCGCTACGAGGTCGAGCTGGGGCCAGGCGTCAAGGTGGAGAAGATCACCGCGCTGCAGAAGAACATCGCCTACGCGGTGGCCACCGAAAGCGTGCGGATGCTGGCCCCGATCCCCGGAAAGTCCGCCGTCGGCATCGAGGTGCCCAACACCGACCGGGAGATGGTGCGACTGGCCGACGTGCTCACCGCGCCGTCGACCCGTCGGGACCATCACCCGCTGGTGATCGGGCTGGGCAAGGACATTGAGGGCGACTTCATCTCGGCCAACCTGGCCAAGATGCCGCACCTGCTGGTGGCCGGCTCCACCGGCTCGGGCAAGTCGAGCTTCGTCAACTCGATGCTGGTGTCGCTGTTGACCAGGGCCACTCCGGAAGAGGTCAGGATGATCCTGATCGACCCCAAGATGGTGGAACTGACGCCGTATGAAGGCATTCCGCACCTGATCACCCCGATCATCACCCAGCCGAAGAAGGCGGCGGCAGCGCTGACCTGGCTTGTCGAGGAGATGGAACAGCGCTACCAGGACATGCAGGCCTCGCGGGTGCGCCATATCGACGACTTCAATGCCAAGGTGCGCTCCGGTGAGATCACCGCCCCACTGGGCAGCCAGCGGGTGTACCGGCCCTACCCGTACGTCCTGGCGATCGTGGACGAACTTGCCGACCTGATGATGACGGCGCCTCGTGACGTCGAGGACGCCATCGTGCGGATCACCCAGAAGGCGCGCGCGGCCGGTATCCATCTGGTGCTGGCCACCCAGCGCCCGTCGGTCGACGTGGTGACCGGCCTGATCAAGACCAACGTGCCGTCCCGGTTGGCGTTTGCGACGTCATCGCTGACCGACAGCCGCGTCATCCTTGACCAGGCCGGGGCGGAGAAGCTGATCGGCATGGGAGACGGTCTGTTCCTGCCGATGGGTGCGAGCAAGCCGATCCGGCTGCAGGGTGCCTACATCACCGACGAGGAGATCCAGGCCGTCGTCGCCGCCTGTAAGGACCAGGCGGAGCCGGAGTACACCGAAGGCGTCACCGCCGCCAAGCCCAACGGTGAGCGCACCGACGTCGACCCCGATATCGGCGACGACATGGACGTGCTGCTGCAGGCCGTCGAATTGGTGGTGTCCAGCCAGTTCGGTTCGACCTCGATGCTGCAGCGCAAGCTGCGTGTCGGCTTTGCCAAGGCCGGCCGGTTGATGGACCTGATGGAGACCCGGGGCATTGTCGGGCCCAGCGAGGGCTCCAAGGCTCGCGAGGTGTTGATCAAGCCCGAGGAACTGGCCGGGACGCTGGCGTTGATCCGGGGCGGCAGTGGTGCCGACGGCGGCGAGGCGGACGAGAATTAG
- the pgsA gene encoding CDP-diacylglycerol--glycerol-3-phosphate 3-phosphatidyltransferase: MSGQPQAGQVAGQARIANLANVLTLLRLLLVPIFLYALFYGDGHHSWARVVAWAIFAAACITDRFDGLLARNYGMATEFGAFVDPIADKTLIGAALIGLSMLGDLPWWVTVLIMTREVAITVLRLAVIHRGVIPASWGGKLKTVVQAVAIGLFVLPLSGVLHTAAVVVMGLAIVLTVVTGIDYVASTVREICRTKRAA; this comes from the coding sequence GTGTCGGGGCAACCGCAGGCGGGTCAAGTAGCGGGTCAAGCCCGCATCGCCAATCTGGCGAACGTGCTCACGTTGCTGCGGTTGCTTTTGGTGCCGATCTTCCTGTATGCGCTGTTTTACGGTGACGGTCACCACTCCTGGGCGCGGGTGGTGGCATGGGCTATTTTCGCGGCGGCGTGCATCACCGACCGGTTTGACGGTCTGCTCGCCCGCAATTACGGCATGGCGACGGAATTCGGCGCATTCGTAGACCCGATCGCGGACAAGACGCTGATCGGAGCTGCGCTGATCGGGTTGTCCATGCTCGGAGATCTCCCGTGGTGGGTGACGGTGCTGATCATGACCCGCGAAGTGGCGATCACCGTCTTACGGCTGGCGGTGATCCACCGCGGCGTGATTCCGGCGAGCTGGGGCGGCAAGCTCAAGACCGTGGTGCAGGCGGTGGCGATCGGATTGTTCGTCCTGCCACTGTCCGGGGTGTTGCACACCGCGGCCGTGGTGGTGATGGGGCTGGCGATTGTGCTGACCGTCGTCACCGGCATCGACTACGTCGCGTCGACGGTCAGAGAAATTTGCCGAACCAAACGTGCCGCCTAG
- the pspA gene encoding phage shock protein PspA: protein MANPFVKAWKYLMALFNSKIDEHADPKVQIQQAIEEAQRTHQALTQQAAQVIGNQRQLEMRLNRQLADIEKLQVNVRQALTLADQAVANGDAAKATEYNNAAEAFAAQLVTAEQSVEDLKTLHDQALQAAGQAKKAVERNAMVLQQKIAERTKLLSQLEQAKMQEQVSASLRSMSDLAAPGNTPSLDEVRDKIERRYANAIGSAELAQSSVQGRMLEVEQAGVQMAGHSRLEQIRASMRGEALPAGGAAAPNVTPATPAAEPGRAVPDKPFGQ, encoded by the coding sequence ATGGCCAATCCGTTCGTCAAAGCGTGGAAGTACCTCATGGCGCTGTTCAACTCCAAGATTGACGAGCACGCCGACCCGAAAGTGCAGATCCAACAGGCCATCGAGGAGGCGCAGCGCACCCATCAGGCGCTGACCCAGCAGGCGGCGCAGGTGATCGGCAACCAGCGACAGCTAGAGATGCGGCTCAACCGCCAGCTTGCGGACATCGAGAAGCTGCAGGTCAACGTGCGTCAGGCGCTCACCCTGGCGGATCAGGCTGTGGCTAACGGGGACGCGGCGAAGGCCACCGAATACAACAACGCCGCCGAAGCATTCGCGGCCCAGCTGGTGACCGCCGAGCAGAGTGTCGAGGACCTCAAGACGCTGCACGACCAGGCGCTACAGGCTGCGGGGCAGGCCAAGAAGGCCGTCGAACGCAATGCGATGGTGTTGCAGCAGAAGATCGCCGAACGCACCAAGCTGCTCAGCCAGCTCGAGCAGGCCAAGATGCAAGAGCAGGTCAGCGCGTCGCTGCGGTCGATGAGCGACCTTGCCGCCCCCGGCAATACCCCCAGCCTCGACGAGGTGCGCGACAAGATCGAACGGCGGTACGCCAACGCGATCGGCTCGGCCGAACTGGCGCAGAGTTCGGTGCAGGGCCGCATGCTCGAGGTGGAGCAGGCCGGGGTGCAGATGGCCGGGCACTCCCGCCTGGAGCAGATTCGCGCGTCGATGCGTGGCGAAGCCTTGCCGGCCGGCGGCGCGGCCGCACCCAATGTCACCCCGGCGACGCCGGCCGCCGAGCCCGGCCGGGCCGTGCCCGATAAGCCGTTCGGACAGTAA
- the pspM gene encoding phage shock envelope stress response protein PspM: MGARSKQRGLWRGLLQRGFDAAADLTDLVARKVSAASDPRARQLRRRRRALRWAWIFTAGVVFWALVTAVLAAWGWFALLLQITGAVAVVMVIPATLLFFRYHWLKAEPLPAQRPTAPRRLPPPGSAARPAMYALGASERGFFSLLGVIERGAILPPDEITDLTAAAKRTSAAMAATAAEVVSMERAAHSAEASRQYLVPTINAYTAQLGAGVRQYNEMVTAAAQLVSSVSGEGAANLTQQRYRDELAGATDQLLSWAQAFDELGGLPRAI, from the coding sequence ATGGGGGCCAGGTCGAAGCAGCGGGGCCTGTGGCGCGGGTTGCTGCAGCGTGGATTCGACGCGGCCGCCGACCTGACCGACCTGGTTGCCCGCAAAGTCAGCGCCGCCAGCGATCCACGAGCGCGTCAGTTGCGCCGACGGCGGCGCGCATTGCGGTGGGCCTGGATCTTCACCGCCGGAGTCGTGTTCTGGGCGCTGGTGACCGCGGTGCTGGCGGCGTGGGGCTGGTTCGCGCTGTTGCTGCAGATCACCGGCGCTGTCGCCGTCGTCATGGTGATCCCGGCGACCCTGCTGTTCTTCCGCTACCACTGGCTGAAGGCGGAGCCGCTGCCGGCGCAAAGGCCGACCGCGCCGCGTCGGTTACCGCCACCCGGTTCGGCCGCCCGGCCCGCGATGTATGCCCTGGGTGCCTCCGAGCGGGGGTTCTTCTCCCTGCTGGGCGTAATCGAGCGGGGCGCGATACTGCCGCCCGACGAGATCACCGACCTGACCGCCGCGGCCAAGCGGACCTCGGCAGCGATGGCGGCGACCGCTGCCGAGGTGGTGTCGATGGAACGGGCCGCCCACAGTGCCGAAGCGTCGCGCCAGTACCTGGTGCCGACCATCAACGCCTACACCGCGCAGCTCGGTGCGGGCGTTCGGCAGTACAACGAAATGGTCACTGCTGCAGCGCAGTTGGTCTCTTCAGTGAGCGGCGAGGGTGCAGCCAACCTGACACAGCAGCGCTACCGCGACGAGCTGGCTGGCGCGACGGATCAGTTGCTGAGCTGGGCGCAGGCATTCGACGAACTCGGCGGGTTGCCAAGGGCTATCTAG
- a CDS encoding amino-acid N-acetyltransferase, protein MTESRLEYRPVVRRARTSDVPAIKQLVDTYAGKILLEKNLVTLYESIQEFWVAEDPQIPGRVVGCGALHVLWSDLGEIRTVAVHPELTGHGVGHAIVNRLLEVARELELERLFVLTFETEFFGRHGFTEIEGTPVTAEVFEEMCRSYDIGVAEFLDLSYVKPNILGNSRMLLVL, encoded by the coding sequence GTGACCGAAAGTCGACTGGAGTACCGGCCGGTGGTTCGGCGAGCGCGCACGTCCGACGTCCCCGCGATCAAGCAACTCGTGGACACCTATGCCGGGAAGATTCTGCTGGAGAAGAACCTCGTCACCCTCTATGAGTCCATTCAGGAATTCTGGGTGGCCGAGGACCCGCAGATCCCCGGCAGAGTGGTCGGCTGCGGCGCACTGCACGTGTTGTGGTCGGATCTGGGCGAGATCCGCACGGTCGCCGTCCACCCCGAGCTCACCGGCCACGGGGTGGGCCACGCCATCGTCAACCGGCTGCTCGAGGTGGCCCGGGAGCTGGAGCTCGAGCGCCTGTTCGTGTTGACGTTCGAGACCGAATTCTTCGGTAGGCACGGATTCACCGAGATCGAAGGCACTCCGGTAACCGCCGAGGTGTTCGAGGAGATGTGCCGTTCCTACGACATCGGCGTCGCCGAATTCTTGGATCTGAGCTACGTCAAACCCAACATCCTGGGCAACTCCCGGATGCTGCTGGTCTTGTAG
- a CDS encoding limonene-1,2-epoxide hydrolase: MTELTQKGPGSGADTTDNNIRAVENFLNALQNEDFDTVDELLHDNLVYENVGFSRIRGGRKTTALLSKMQGRIGFEVKIHRIAADGSAVLTERTDALILGPLRLQFWVCGTFELHDGRITLWRDYFDTFDMLKAMLRGLAGMVVPSLRATL, encoded by the coding sequence ATGACTGAGCTGACTCAGAAGGGGCCCGGATCCGGAGCCGACACCACAGACAACAACATTCGCGCGGTCGAGAACTTCCTCAACGCCCTACAGAACGAGGACTTCGACACCGTCGACGAGTTGTTGCACGACAACCTCGTCTACGAGAACGTCGGGTTCTCCCGTATTCGCGGCGGCCGCAAGACAACCGCGCTGCTGAGCAAAATGCAGGGGCGCATCGGCTTCGAGGTGAAGATCCACCGCATCGCCGCCGACGGTTCCGCCGTCCTGACCGAGCGCACCGATGCGCTGATCCTGGGCCCGTTGCGGCTGCAGTTCTGGGTGTGCGGGACGTTTGAGCTGCATGACGGGCGAATCACGCTGTGGCGGGACTACTTCGACACCTTCGACATGCTGAAGGCGATGCTGCGCGGCCTGGCCGGCATGGTTGTTCCGTCGCTGCGCGCGACGCTGTAA